The genome window CAATTGGCTGACCGCATATTCAGAACAAGTTACGACCTTTTGAAAAAGGAAACCGATGGCACCAAGTTTCGTCTTATTGGTGTTGGCGTCTCAGATCTTTACCCAGCAGACATTGCTGATCCAGGCGATTTGATCGATGAACAATCAACAAAGCGCGCCCAAGCAGAACGCGCAATGGATAGTGTACGTGAAAAATTTGGCAAAAACGCTGTGAAGCACGGGCAGCTCTTCAATGATGACACCCGCCCGCAACGCGAAAAATAGATCAGCAATCTTCTTTTGACAAAAGCTCCAGCGTTTCCATTTTACCCCTCAAAACGAAATCGCCGTAGTCAAAGGTAAAATCACGCGTCACGCCGTTTTCATAAAGCAAGAACGAGTTTTGCCATTCCGGTTCACCATCGCCCTTCTTTTCATGTTTGAAATAAGAAATTGTAACGGGCCAGCGGCGCAATTTCATATCTTCCAGCATTTGGTAAACCAGCCCGTCGCCTTCTTCGGCAGGCTTTTCTGGCAAGATGATAGAACTTGCTAGAAGCGATGTTTTCGCGCCTTCAATCCCCTCATAAACCACATTGTTCACGAGCTTCTTGCCAGCCTTTGCATCTTCAACCAGCTTGATAAAATGCTGCACCGGAAACAAAGCTTCATTCTCAACGGTAACAGTTGCAGCCTCTGGCTTGGAAAGGCGCACATTAATAGTCTCATCGCCGCGGCTTGCAACACCCTTCACGGCTTCTCGCAATTGATTGTTTTGATAAACAGAGTTCGCAAAATCAAAAGCGGTTGCATCACCGCTTTCAAAATATTTGCCGCGCGTATCCAACGTGATTTCCGCGCCATCTTGTGTTTGTAGCTTAGAGACAAAGCGGTAACTGACATTATAACCCGTGCAGCTTGCGCCTTTTACCTCCAGCACCCATTTACCAATGCCGCCAGCAATTTGTGATTCGGGTCTCGAGCTTCCAAACGTGATTTCATAAACCGCGCGGTGTGGCGCCATTTCCATCGCAACCGCCTGCCCGCCCATCATCAATGCCGCAAAAGTGCATCCAACTGCTTTGTAATAAGACATTTTAAAATTCATTTGCGAGGCTCTCCGTTTGCTTCGTTTAAAGGTAGTCTATGCGCGGTATAAAATCCAAGGGACTCTCATAAAAATCGTGCATCATGAACAAGGTAGTTTTATGGTGCGGGAAATTAATCAGTCTTACGAGGTAGATATGACGAGCGACTATATGAAAGAAGTTGAAAACCGGCTTGCAGAGCGCGGCATGAGCATTCCAGAAGCAATGGCGCCAGCAGCAAACTACGTGCCGTTTAAAATTGCAGGCAATGCGCTTTATATTTCAGGCCAATTGCCAGCAGCAGACGGCAATATGGTCAAAGGCATTTGCGGTGATAGCATCTCTACCGAAGATGCCGCCAAAGGGGCTGAACTTTGTGCGCTCAACATCCTAGCTCAAGCAAAAGCTGCCGTTGGTGATTTAGACAAGCTCGAAGGCCTAACCAAGCTTGTTGGCTTTGTTGCCTCAACAGCTGAATATGGCGAGCAACCCGCTGTCGTAAACGGTGCGTCCAACTTTATGGTCGAAATCCTTGGTGACCGTGGCCGTCACGCCCGTTCTGCTGTCGGCATGGCATCGCTACCATTCGGCGTTACTGTTGAGGTTGAAGCGATCTTTGAGCTTAAGGCCAACTAAATCGCCCAACTCTCAACCAAAAATAATAAAGATCGCATCTTTCCATTTGCTAGTTTCTACCTATCTTATGAGAGATGCGATTTCTCTTTTCCCCTAGTTGTTCAAACACATGACTGAAGATGCCCATCTTGTCAGCATTGTCCAATCTTTGTCAGATATAGACAAAGACCAATGGGACGCATGTGCCAACCCTAATGGCCAACCGTATAACCCGTTTGTGGCGTATGACTTCCTGCATGCTTTAGAACAATCAGGCTCTGCGGTTGCAGATACTGGCTGGCTTGGTCAGCACATGATTTTAAAAGATGCGGACGGTCAAGCGACCGGCGTTATGCCGTGCTATTTGAAAAACCATAGTCAGGGGGAATATATCTTTGACCATGGCTGGGCGGACGCGTTTGAACGCGCTGGTGGGCGCTATTATCCCAAGCTGCAAGTGTCTGTACCCTTCACTCCCGTTTCTGGCCCGCGCCTGCTTACACGCCCTGGACCTGACGCAAAAGAAATCCGCGCGGTCTTAGCTTCCGCCGCCGCAGAACGCGCCCGATCGCTTGGCGCTTCCTCAATCCACGCCACCTTTATCGAGGAAAGCGAATGGGACGAGTTTGGCGAGTTCGGGTATTTGCAACGCACAGACCAGCAGTTTCATTTTGTCGATGAGGGTTACGAAAATTTCGATGGCTTCCTTGCCGCTCTCTCTTCCAGAAAACGCAAACAGCTGAAAAAAGAACGCCGCGAAGCGCTGTCTAATCACATCACGATTGAATGGGTGACGGGCGCTGATATTACCGAAGATCATATCGACCAGTTCTTCGAGTTCTATCTGGATACAGGCGCCCGCAAATGGGGCACGCCATACCTTACCCGCGAATTCTTCTCTCTTCTGATTGAACGCATGGCAGACAAAGTGCTCTTCATCTTTGCCCGCCGCCATGACGATATTATCGCAGGCGCATTGAACATGATTGGCAGCGATACACTCTATGGCCGTTATTGGGGCTGCGTTGAAGACCATCCTTATCTGCATTTTGAAGTCTGCTATTATCAAGCAATCGATTACGCCCTCGCCCATGGCCTGAAGCGCGTAGAAGCAGGCGCACAGGGCGGGCACAAATTGGTGCGCGGATATATACCGGTCAAAACCTATTCAGCTCACTGGATTGCAAACCCAAGTTTTCGCGATGCAATTGCCCACTACTTGGAACAAGAACGCAAACAAGTAGACTTTGAAAACGAAATGCTTGCAGAACGCACACCATTCAAGAAAGATGGCGGCGAAGAACGCCAAAAGGGAATCAGCAATGACACTTGAGACATACGATTCAGACAATATTTTCGCCAAAATCATCGCTGGCGATATTCCCTGTCACAAAGTCTATGAAGATGCTGGAACACTGGTCTTCATGGATATTTTGCCAGCAAGTGAAGGCCATTGTCTGGTGATACCCAAAGCCCCATCGCGCAATTTGCTTGATGCAGCAGATGCGGAATTGGCTGCTTGTATTGCCACTGCTGCCAAAGTTTCCCGTGCCATCATGAAGGCGCTTGATGCTGATGGCGTAACCCTTCGCCAAAACAATGAAGCAGCAGGTGGCCAAGAAGTCTTCCACACGCATTTTCACCTTATGCCGCGTTATGAAGGTCAAGGTTTGCGAGTTCATAATGGCAGTGAGGCTGATCACCCTGCCCTTGCAGCAACTGCCGCGAAGATTGCCGCAGCGATCGAGTAATTATTCAGCCACAATCAAGGTGGCCGAAATTAAGGCCGCCTCGCCAGCCAAGACGCCAAAGAAAATGCGCGGCCTTGTGGCGAAGTAAACGGCATAGCCAAATAACAGCGACCCAATCCGTGCCCACAATGGCACGATGGCCAAATCACCTGTTGGAAATATCACCAATTTAGCAATCAGCCCCGCAACAAGGGCCGTTGCCACTGCCCGCACCCATTTCAACACTTCGCCATTTTCATCCATAGAGCGGGATAAAATGACACCGAGCGAACGCCAAATTTGGGTCGGTATCGCACCTGCCAGCAAAATGAACAGATAAGGCGACCAATCGCTGAAGGGTAAGTTCAACAAATTCATGATGCCGCCTTACGTCGTTCAACAAGACGGCCAATGCCGTAGCTCAACGTTCCACCAATCAGCCCACACCACAACAAATCTGTATCCGGTGTGATCAGATGAAATATCGGCCCTAAGACCAAGCCAAAGCCAATTGCCCAATATTCGGGCGCAATACGGGCTGCTTGTGTCATCGACAATAAAAAATATATCGGCGTTAGAAAGATCAATGCCGCCGCGATTGGCGCGGGTAGATTTGGCACTAGACTGTGGGCCATGCCCAAGACGATTGTCACAGTCGTTGCAAGAGTGAGCGCAAAACCTAAGAAAAACGGAACCCGATTTGGCCGTGGAATTTCTGGTAGTTTGTTCATGGCAAACACCCATGAAGTAACAGCCATGAAATAGGCGGCGAGAAACAGAGAAGAAAGTTTAGTTTTGTCAGATTTCAAAACCGGCACCAATGCCATCGTCATCGGGAGTAGTCTGACAGAAGCCAGCGTGACGGCAATGACAGTCGCATAAAACGGCACATCATTGATAATGGCGCCAGCCACCACCACAGCACTTGGCAAAGCCCATGTGGAAAGCCCCAAGAACATTGCCTGCCATACGGTCAGACCTGCTTCTACAGTCAGCGCTGCAAAGCCGATAAATGACATGATCAAGATAAAAGCTGGCAGCGAAGCAACATGCTTCGCACCTTTAAAAAACCAATAGCGTGGCGGTTTTACGAGATCGTTTTCAATGCCAAGATCAGACATGTCAAAAACCTTGGTTACGAGAAACCCCAATGCTCAGCTAAAATGCCCCACGCACCAAAAGCACAACGCATTGTCGCGTTTGCCTTCGGTCGCATGAACCATATTAGTCCGTTTTCAGCGGAACTTTTGGAACCGAGCTTCCACCATCACCCTTTTTGCCTTTTGGCGAAGTCGTTTTTTTCGCAGCCGTTGTGCGCTTTTTCGCAGCCGCTGCACGCGGTTTCTTAGGCTTCACAGCTTCTTTCTTCGGCGCAACTTTCACGTCCTCGACAGACTCCAACAAGAGGCCAGAACCGCCCTCTTCCAGATGCTCCACGGACACTTTCACAATGCCACCACTCTTAAGTTTGCCGAAGAGAACTTCGTCTGCGAGCGGTTTCTTGATGTGCTCTTGAATGACACGGGCAAGCGGCCTTGCGCCCATCTGCTCGTCGTAGCCTTTCTTAGCAAGCCAAGCGACAGCGTCGTCGGAAAGCTCAAAGGTAACGCCGCGCTCAGATAATTGCGCCTCGAGCTGGATAACGAACTTGCGCACAACCTCAAACACCACTTCTTGCGGTAGCGAACCAAACGAAATGGTCGCATCAAGGCGGTTTCTGAACTCTGGTGAGAACAGTTTGTTGATCGCTTCTTCGTCGTCGCCAACACGTTTTTGGCTACCAAAACCAATCGCTGCTTTTTGCATATCAGCAGCACCAGCATTAGTCGTCATGATCAAAATCACATTACGGAAATCAACAGCCTTACCGTTGTGATCAGTAAGTTTGCCGTTATCCATCACCTGCAACAAAACGTTGAAGAGGTCTGGGTGGGCTTTTTCAACTTCATCAAGCAGCAACACACAATGCGGATGCTGATCAACACCGTCAGTTAGCAGTCCACCTTGGTCAAAACCAACATATCCTGGAGGCGCACCAATCAAACGAGAGATCGTGTGGCGCTCCATATATTCAGACATGTCAAAGCGTAGAAGCTCAACACCAAGAACGCTTGCCAATTGCTTCGCGACTTCCGTCTTACCAACACCTGTCGGGCCAGAGAACAAATAGTTGCCGATTGGCTTATTCGGTTCACGCAACCCTGCACGAGACAACTTAATCGCAGCAGTTAGCGCTGTGATCGCATCATTTTGGCCATAGACAACCCGCTTCAAGTTGCTTTCAAGGTTAGAAAGAACTTCAGCATCGTCTTTTGATACAGTTTTCGGCGGGATGCGAGCCATTGTTGCAATGGTTGCCTCAATGTCTTTCACACCAATGGTTTTCTTGCGCTTAGATTTTGGCAGCAAATGCTGGCTCGCGCCTGTCTCGTCAATCACGTCGATGGCTTTATCCGGCAATTTGCGGTCGCCGATATATTTTGCAGACAACTCAACCGCAGATTTAATCGCGTCATTTGAGTATTTCACATCGTGATATTCTTCATAGTAAGGGCGAAGACCCTTCAAAATATCAATTGCATCTGGAACAGTTGGTTCATTCACATCAATCTTCTGGAAACGACGCACAAGCGCACGATCTTTCTCAAAGAACTGACGATACTCTTTGTAAGTGGTTGAACCAACACAACGAATTGCACCAGAAGAAAGCGCAGGTTTCAGGAGGTTTGATGCATCCATCGCGCCACCAGATGTTGCACCAGCGCCGATGACAGTATGAATTTCATCAATGAACATAACCGCACCGTCATATTCTTCGATCTCTTTCAAAACCTGCTTCAAGCGTTCTTCAAAATCACCGCGATAACGTGTACCCGCGAGAAGCGTGCCCATATCGAGGGAGAAGATTGTGCTGTCTTTCAATACTTCTGGCACATCGCCATCAACAATGCGCTTGGCAAGACCTTCAGCAATGGCAGTTTTACCAACACCTGGATCCCCCACATAAAGCGGATTGTTTTTAGAACGGCGGCATAGAATTTGGATCGTGCGCGAAATCTCGGTGTCACGGCCAATCAATGGGTCAATTTTTCCATCAACTGCTTTTTGGTTAAGGTTCACACAATAAGCGTCCAGCGCATCAGCTTTTTTGCCGTCGCCCTCACCGGCTGAATCGTTAGCCATATCTTCATCTTCAACACCAGTTGGTGATTTAGATTCTGACATGCCTGCACGTTTTGCAATGCCGTGGCTGATATAATTCACCGCATCATAGCGCGTCATATTCTGTTCTTGCAGGAAGTAAGCTGCATGGCTTTCACGCTCAGCAAAAATCGCAACCAACACATTCGCGCCCGTTACTTCATCACGGCCAGAAGATTGCACATGAATCACAGCACGTTGAATAACACGCTGGAAACCAGCAGTCGGCTTTGGCTCATCGTCAAAACTGTTAACGAGGTTTGATAATTCCGTATCCACGTATTCGATCAGGTCTTCACGCAGCTTATCGAGATTTACGTTGGAGGCCTGCATCACAGCAGAAGCGTCTTTGTCATCTATCAACGCGAGCAGCAAATGCTCAAGCGTCGCATATTCCTGACTGCGATCGCTCGCCAGCTTCAGGGCTTCGTGGAGGGCTTTTTCGAGACTGCGTGAAAATGAAGGCACTCGTTATATCTCTTTCTTTGTTCTACCGCTTTGGTATTTGGATTTTACCGTTTGGTATTCGGCAATTTAAAGCCAGTCCTGTCTTAGATAGGTGCTCGTCAGCAATTTTCTCAGTTATTTTCTCAATTCTTTTCCATGACACATTGAAGAGGATGCTGATGTTTGCGCGCAAAGTCCATAACTTGCGTCACTTTTGTTTCAGCAACTTCATAGGTAAACACGCCACATTCACCTACTCCGGCATTATGAACATGCAACATAACCTGTGTGGCTTGTTCTTCATTCTTCTGGAAAAAACGTTCAAGCACGTGGATGACAAATTCCATCGGCGTGTAATCGTCATTAAGTAAAAGAACACGATAAAGACTAGGTTTTTTGACCTTCGTGCGCGTGCGCGTGATGACACCAGCGTCGGTGCCCTCATCATTATCGTCGTTATTGTCGTCGTCGTTAGACAGATAAATTTTCATGCCTTCAACATGACCCTTCTTGTCGGCTGGTTCAAGATGATACCACGATAAAATGTGGACTTTCGAACAGTTGGTTAAACACCTATGTATGAAATAAATAAATCCAAACAATCGCTTTTGTAAATTGTCACAAAGATGGAAACCCTATGAGCCTTACGATAGTTTTAAACACAAAAAAAGCCGCGCAATAAGCACGGCTTTTTAAATCTTCAAACGTTGAAGAAGAGCGTTGATGCGTCGCTTATTTAGCGGCTTTCGTCATTGCTTCTTCAACAGGCTTGTAAAGCTCTTTAGCAAGGGCAGCGTACTGGTCGCCAACTTTAGTTGCTTGCGCAACAAAACCTTCAAAAGACGCTTTTGCATATTCGCTTTGAATTTCAAGAGCTTTGTCAAAAGTTTTAACGCTCATCAATTTTTCAGCCGTTGCAGAACCTTCTTCAAAAGCTTTCTTTGAGAAATCAGCTGATTCAGTTGCGATTTCTTGGAAAACTTTAGAAACAACACCAGCATTCGCCATTGCTGATTCGAGGTTGTCTTGGCTCATTTTTTGAAAATCATCTACATAGTTTGTCATGGTCGCATCCTTTTGGATTGAATGAGTGTTGGGTCATGAGCACTTATTGAGCAGTGCTTCTTAATCTGTTGACATACATATATTGCATCGCAACATAAATTGCAAGAATTTTTTGCATCGCACCATATTTAAAAAAATTTAAGGCAGCAGACTCTCTAATTTTGTGGGTCTACCCCTTCCCTAAAACCAAGCTAACGCTCGTTTTAGTCAACAAAATATTTCCAAGCCGAACAAAATGTTATCTCAAATGCAACACAAAAGACCAAGTTCCTATCAACGTAAACAAGAGCTTTACGGATTCGTAACCCCTATAGGGCATTGTGCCTCCAGTAAGCGGACGGGATTGATGCGGTACATCGGCCTCGCCCTCCAGTTTTTGTATTGAGTAGCGTTGGAGTTGGCCGTGTTTTTCGGTTTGAAGAATTCGAAGTCCCGAAACATTAAATCCTTGTTTTCGGCAGTTGTTTTATCTGCTGCAATGGTTGTTGCGCCTCAAATGGCCAAAGCCAACGCGAAATATGCAGCTTTTGTGTATGATGCGAATAAAGGCAAAGTCCTTTTTTCTCGTAACGCAGATAGATATCGTTATCCCGCCTCTTTGACAAAGATCATGACGCTTTATCTCGTCTATGATGCCATTGATGCTGGTAAGATCACCCTCAACTCCAAACTTAAAGTGTCACGGCGCGCTGCTTCTATGCCGCCGTCAAAGCTTTACTTGAAAGTTGGCGGTCATATCCGTGTTAAAGATGCAATTTTGGCGTTGGTAACAAAGTCGGCCAATGATGTGGCAAGTACGATTGCTGAAAACCTTGGCGGGACAGAATCCAACTTTGCAGCGATGATGACCCGCAAAGCACGCTCTATTGGCATGTCTAAGACAACTTTTGCCAATGCGTCTGGTTTGCCAAACACAAGACAGCGCACCACTGCGCGCGATATGGCTCGTTTGGGTCTTTCTATTCGCAAAAAACATCCAAGATCATTTAGATACTTTGCAACACGCAGCTTTAAGTACGGCAAGCGCACTTATCGCAACCATAACCGTCTGTTAGGTCGTGTTCGTGGCGTGAATGGCATTAAAACTGGCTACATCCGTGCCTCAGGCTTCAATCTAGTGACAAACGTTGAAACACGTGGTCGTCATATGGTTGCCGTTGTTATGGGTGGCCGCTCAGGTAGTGCAAGAAACGCGCATATGACTACTTTGATCAATCGCCACATTAGCAAAGCATCGCGCAGAAACTATAAAAAGAAGCGGACACCGCTTTTGGTTGCAGCAAGAAAAGCGCCAAGCCCAGTATTAGCAAAAGCGCCATTGCCTGAAGTTAAACCAAGAGCTGCCGTTATTGCGTCAGCCGCCCCTGCGCCAACACCTAAAACTGGCTCAACGCCGGAACCAAAATCTAATCCGGTCATCGTTGCTGCTAACTTGGTCACTGACAATAAAATCGAGCAAGGTTCACAAGGCAATGCTGCAAACAAGCCCGCAACGGCTGGAAACGTAGCCCCTGCCCCTCAAGCAATTGTTAAGCGTGAAGGATGGAAAATTCAGCTTTCAGCTTCACCAAACCTTCAAGATGCGCAAGATATGTTGCTTGAAGCCTCCAAGCGTGGTGCTACCGTTCTGACAGCAAAAACGCCTTATACCGAGCCTGTTCAAAAAGGAACAGAAACTCTTTACCGCGTTCGCTTTGCAGGCTTTACGGACAAGCACGCTGCCAGACGTGCCTGTAACTATCTGAAAAAGAAGCGTTATAACTGCATTTATCTCAATTAGAAAAAGTGAGCGCTTAAAGCCCACTTAATCGGCAAGACCTAAGTTTGTGTCTTCACCTGAAGTGTAACTGAGTATCAGGAAGTAGAAGAATGGTTAGACAAGAGAAAATCTTTAGCCTCATTGATTTTAGCGGCAAGCGCCGTAGAGCCGCCCCTGTCGGGATGGATCTTCATCATCAAGCGTCTGTGCGCAGCGACGATGCTGTCGCGGCCAGCCCCCGGAGCAAGCCCAAGGATCTCGTAGGCCTCCTCCTCGGTTATGGTGCCAGAACCCGTCGTTCTGCGATGCCCCGCGTCGGCGTCAACCTCGAAGTCTTCACGCCAAGTGGCAATCACGCTGTCAAGATAAGCTTCAAGTAAGCTCAAACTGTTCGGGTCACCTTGGTCCAGAACTTCCTCATAGAGAGACTTTAATTGCTCAGGCGATAAATTCGAAAGGCGATCATCTTCATGGTCGCCTTTTTTAATGCGCCCATCCATTTGGCCTGATTGGTGGTTGAGGGTCATCTCAAAGTAATCGGTATTGACGGATGATGTCTTGCCCGCATTCGGATTTGAACCTGCCCTCGCCTTAAACGGCCAGCGCCATCCCAGCAGCAAACCGAGAGCGACCAATCCAACCGGCAACGACAAAACCGCATAGCGGCTGGTAAAAACCAAAATAATGGCCACAACGAAGGCGACAACTGCCAACAATTGCCGAAACAATGTGGCAAGCGCTTTTGGTTCACTGCGAGAAAAAAGCCGCAACCCCAAAAACACAATAGCCAAAAGCAGGACGCCTGCAAAAAATTGGATCATCATCCCTCACCGTTCAACTGCGGCAACAATAATCTGTCGCCACTTTCTTCCAAAGCCTTCAACCCACCAGCAGCATAAACTGCAACGGCTTTCAAAAGCTCCGACAAATGCTTAGCGCTTGCCTGGTCAAACCTTGCATAAGCGCCATTGGATAAACGCGCCATTTCTTTAAACGCGCGCTCTGTCGTTGGGTCGCGTCCTTCTTGAAACACAAACATTGGCACACCAAGCAAACCCAGTTCACCCGCTTTGTCGCATAAAATATCGAGGTTTTCTTCCATCGCATCACCGATAAACACCAACGCATCAACCGATTGCCGTGACTGTTCGCGCAATGCGTTGAGAAGCACTTTCTTGATCTGGGTTTTACCGCCCCGACAAGAAATTCGCCCCATATAGCTATGCAATGCGGTTGTTTCACTCACCCAAGGCGAAGATCGACACTCTCTAAACCCGCGAAAATAATTAAGCTGAACATCAAGTCCGCCAACACTTTCAACCGTTTCAAACATTTCAGCCTGTATGTGACAGGCCAAATCCCACGTATGTTGCCGGCTGAGTGTTGCATCAAGCGCAAATATCAATCGCCCTCGCTCATTCTTGCGCGGCTTCATCTGCGCCAATTGATTGGCTTTTTGCAGAAATTCAGCGACCTCATTAGCGGTAGAAGCCGACGCCACGTCAGTAGCCTCTTCCCCGTTCTTGATCGATATGTCAGCGTTTTTGCTGTTCAAAACCAAAAATTCTCCGCTTTTCTTTCAATATGGGAGCATTATAAGCGTGGGACAAGATCATCGGAACATTTGCCACAGGTGCAAGGAACGACCAATCATGACGAATGTGCAAGCAATGCCAAAGATTACGCGCACTGATAGCGAGATCAGGGCAGAAGTCGCACATTGGCACAATGCGGGGGAAAAAGTAGCCCTTGTCCCCACAATGGGTGCTCTGCATGAAGGCCATTTGTCACTGATTGATTATGCCCGCCAGTTTGCAAACCGCATTGTCGTTTCAATTTTCGTCAATCCGACCCAATTTGGTGAAGGCGAAGATTTTGAGAGCTATCCAAGAACATGGGATTCTGACATCGCCATGTTAGCTGAGCGCGGCATCGACGCGATTTATGCACCAACTGCAAAATCCATGTATCCCAATGGCTTTGCCACAAGCATCACCGTTGCAGGCCCCGCCCTTGAACTGGAAACCGACCACCGCCCGCATTTCTTTTCTGGTGTTGCAACGGTTGTTTCAAAACTTCTGCTCGGCGTCTTGCCAGATTTTGCCGTCTTCGGTGAAAAGGACTACCAGCAGCTGCTCGTTATCAAGCAAATGGTGCGGGATCTGCAAATCCCCTGTCAAATTGAAGGAGCCCCAACGGTTCGAGAATCAGACGGCCTCGCCATGTCCTCGCGTAACACCTATTTGACGGATGAAGAACGACCAATAGCGGCAAAACTCCACGCGACCCTTCAAGATTGCGCAGAGCAGATTCGTAATGGCGAGAATCCAGAGATTGCTTGCAATCAAGCTATTGATGCACTTACAAAATTTGGTTTCAGCGTCGATTACCTGACACTAAGAGATGCCGAAACATTGGCCGCTCTAGAAACGGTG of Hyphomicrobiales bacterium contains these proteins:
- the panC gene encoding pantoate--beta-alanine ligase gives rise to the protein MTNVQAMPKITRTDSEIRAEVAHWHNAGEKVALVPTMGALHEGHLSLIDYARQFANRIVVSIFVNPTQFGEGEDFESYPRTWDSDIAMLAERGIDAIYAPTAKSMYPNGFATSITVAGPALELETDHRPHFFSGVATVVSKLLLGVLPDFAVFGEKDYQQLLVIKQMVRDLQIPCQIEGAPTVRESDGLAMSSRNTYLTDEERPIAAKLHATLQDCAEQIRNGENPEIACNQAIDALTKFGFSVDYLTLRDAETLAALETVKDQKLRLLVAAQLGKPRLIDNIAVNY
- a CDS encoding VWA domain-containing protein, which translates into the protein MNSKNADISIKNGEEATDVASASTANEVAEFLQKANQLAQMKPRKNERGRLIFALDATLSRQHTWDLACHIQAEMFETVESVGGLDVQLNYFRGFRECRSSPWVSETTALHSYMGRISCRGGKTQIKKVLLNALREQSRQSVDALVFIGDAMEENLDILCDKAGELGLLGVPMFVFQEGRDPTTERAFKEMARLSNGAYARFDQASAKHLSELLKAVAVYAAGGLKALEESGDRLLLPQLNGEG